The Populus trichocarpa isolate Nisqually-1 chromosome 2, P.trichocarpa_v4.1, whole genome shotgun sequence genome has a window encoding:
- the LOC7462446 gene encoding uncharacterized protein LOC7462446, whose translation MGGGVFYYIFSSAALITLALYHLISTTTAYLKSPHAYIAKPYYPFSSSHRFKYLQLYLLILCLLVAFAHQTLVSSDSDPLLKGSTPVHRFTSLQSAAVLFLFLILSLSLLISDSTSLLPLPSDLFFALASAVFFLQSSSSASSASVQTSDLQAKCDSVSAQISALAALLCLILACQPRMFVADVGLGGAVCLQGLWMLQTGLSLYVDAFIPDGCHKLLDVVSGVEGSTKCELEDSRLRAVAILDLVFVVHVMFVVLIVMVTYGVIAKSYGVRRLGGSYEALPTAASSVADSSSNHIQMKALTGTQA comes from the coding sequence atggGAGGAGGTGTATTTTACTACATATTCTCATCAGCAGCACTGATAACACTAGCACTCTACCATCTCATCTCCACCACCACCGCCTACCTCAAATCTCCACACGCTTACATCGCCAAACCCTACTACCCTTTCTCCTCCTCCCATCGCTTTAAATACCTCCAGCTTTACCTCCTAATCCTCTGCCTCCTCGTTGCCTTCGCTCACCAAACCCTAGTTTCCTCCGACTCCGACCCTCTACTCAAGGGGAGTACACCTGTCCACCGCTTCACCTCTCTCCAATCCGCCGCcgtcctcttcctcttcctcatcctctccctttctctcctcatctccgaCTCCACTTCCCTCCTCCCTCTCCCTTCCGATCTCTTCTTCGCCCTCGCCTCCGCCGTCTTCTTCCTCCAGTCCTCATCCTCCGCCTCCTCCGCCTCTGTCCAGACCTCCGATCTCCAAGCCAAATGCGACTCCGTCTCCGCCCAAATCTCCGCCCTCGCCGCCCTCCTCTGCCTGATCCTCGCTTGCCAGCCTAGAATGTTCGTTGCGGATGTGGGATTGGGCGGGGCTGTTTGCTTGCAGGGACTCTGGATGCTCCAGACCGGACTCTCGCTTTACGTGGACGCGTTTATTCCGGATGGTTGCCACAAATTGCTGGATGTGGTGAGTGGTGTGGAGGGATCGACGAAGTGTGAGTTGGAGGATTCTAGATTGAGAGCGGTGGCTATTTTGGATCTGGTTTTTGTGGTTCATGTCATGTTTGTGGTGCTCATTGTTATGGTTACTTATGGTGTTATTGCTAAGAGTTATGGGGTTCGAAGATTAGGAGGATCTTACGAGGCTTTGCCTACTGCTGCTTCTTCAGTTGCTGATTCTTCTTCTAATCATATTCAAATGAAGGCCTTGACAGGCACGCAGGCCTGA
- the LOC7462386 gene encoding ATP-dependent DNA helicase At3g02060, chloroplastic isoform X1: protein MASLDISTPLIFKLNSSAKPRKLFSLKYPCRHKHRPSFSLTNAAHTQTALPFSSRTTTPKYKIESEQDPISILNERIRRQHHGKREGSNSKPIMDSEEADQYIQMVKEQQQRGLQKLKGDRVAKEGDVFSYKVDPYTLSSGDYVVHKKVGIGRFVGIKFDMSKGSSEAIEYVFIEYADGMAKLPVKQASRMLYRYNLPNDTKKPRTLSKLSDNGAWERRKTKGKVAIQKMVVDLMELYLHRLKQRRPPYPKTPAMVDFSAQFPYEPTPDQKQAFIDVMRDLTERETPMDRLICGDVGFGKTEVALRAIFCVVSAGKQAMVLAPTIVLARQHFDVISERFSKYPHIKVALLSRFQSKAEKEMYLEMTKHGHLDIIVGTHSLLGSRVVYNNLGLLVVDEEQRFGVKQKEKIASFKTSVDVLTLTATPIPRTLYLALTGFRDASLISTPPPERVPIKTHLSAYSKERLISAIKYELDRGGQVFYVLPRIKGLEEVKDFLEQSFSNVEIAVAHGQQYSKLLEDTMEQFAQGEIKILICTNIVESGLDIQNANTIIIQDVQLFGLAQLYQLRGRVGRADKEAHAHLFYPDKSMLTDQALERLAALEECQELGRGFQLAERDMGIRGFGTIFGEQQTGDVGNVGIDFFFEMLFESLSKVDEHRVISVPYQSVQVDLNINPHLPSDYINSLENPMEIINEAEKAAETDIWSLMQFTENLRCQYGKEPCSMEILLKKLYIRRMAADIGIMRIYASGKMVGMETNMSKKVFKLMADSMSSDIHRNSLVFDGNQIKAELLLELPRAQLLNWVFQCIAELHACLPALIKY from the exons ATGGCTTCTCTTGACATCTCCACACCTCTTATCTTCAAGCTCAACTCCTCTGCTAAGCCGCGGAAGCTTTTCTCTTTGAAGTATCCTTGTCGCCACAAGCACAGACCATCGTTTTCCCTCACCAATGCCGCCCACACCCAAACGGCACTTCCCTTCTCCAGCCGTACCACCACCCCAAAATACAAGATTGAGTCGGAGCAGGACCCCATCTCCATCCTCAACGAGAGAATTCGGCGCCAACACCATGGGAAGAGAGAGGGCTCAAACTCGAAGCCCATAATGGACTCTGAGGAGGCTGATCAGTACATACAGATGGTGAAAGAGCAGCAGCAGAGAGGATTGCAGAAGTTGAAAGGCGACAGGGTAGCAAAAGAAGGGGATGTTTTCAGTTACAAGGTGGACCCTTATACGCTTAGTTCCGGGGATTATGTTGTGCATAAGAAGGTGGGAATTGGGAGGTTTGTTGGGATTAAGTTTGATATGTCAAAGGGTTCTTCCGAGGCTATTGAATATGTGTTCATTGAATATGCTGATGGGATGGCTAAGCTTCCTGTTAAGCAAGCTTCTCGCATGCTTTATCGATATAATCT CCCGAATGATACGAAAAAGCCTCGGACCTTGAGCAAATTGAGCGACAATGGTGCCTGGGAAAGGAGAAAGACGAAAGGAAAGGTTGCAATACAGAAAATGGTGGTTGACTTAATGGAGCTGTATTTACATAGGCTAAAACAAAGGAGACCTCCCTACCCAAAGACTCCTGCCATGGTTGACTTTTCTGCTCAGTTTCCTTACGAACCCACACCAGATCAGAAGCAG GCTTTCATTGACGTCATGAGGGATTTAACCGAGAGAGAAACTCCAATGGACCGATTAATTTGTGGAGATGTTGGGTTTGGTAAAACAGAAGTTGCTTTACGTGCCATCTTTTGTGTTGTCTCAGCTGGAAAACAAGCTATGGTTTTAGCACCAACAATTGTTCTAGCCAGACAGCATTTTGACGTTATTTCAGAACGCTTTTCCAAGTATCCCCATATCAAGGTTGCGCTTCTGAGTCGGTTTCAG AGTAAAGCAGAGAAAGAGATGTACTTGGAAATGACTAAACATGGTCATTTGGACATTATCGTGGGAACTCACTCACTTCTTGGAAGTCGTGTTGTGTATAACAATCTAGGTCTTCTTGTGGTGGATGAAGAACAG AGATTTGGTGTCAAACAGAAGGAGAAAATCGCTTCATTCAAAACTTCAGTCGATGTTCTTACTCTCACTGCAACTCCTATACCTCGGACACTTTATTTAGCATTGACTGGATTTCGGGATGCGAG tttaatttcaACTCCACCTCCAGAAAGAGTTCCTATAAAGACTCATCTGTCAGCATACAGTAAAGAGAGGCTAATATCAGCGATCAAATATGAGCTGGACCGTGGTGGTCAAGTATTTTATGTCTTGCCTCGTATTAAAG GGCTGGAAGAAGTGAAGGATTTCCTTGAACAATCATTTTCAAATGTTGAAATAGCTGTTGCACATGGGCag CAATACTCAAAGCTGCTAGAGGACACCATGGAGCAATTCGCACAAGGTGAAATTAAGATTCTTATATGCACAAATATAGTAGAAAGCGGGCTTGATATTCAAAATGCAAATACCATCATAATTCAGGATGTTCAACTATTTGGTCTAGCTCAATTGTATCAG TTGCGTGGAAGAGTGGGCAGGGCAGATAAGGAAGCTCATGCGCATTTATTTTACCCTGACAAGTCAATGTTAACTGATCAAGCGCTG GAGAGGCTAGCAGCTCTAGAAGAATGCCAAGAACTTGGCCGAGGTTTCCAACTTGCAGAGAGAGACATGGGTATAAGAGGCTTTGGTACCATCTTTGGTGAGCAACAGACCGGGGATGTTGGGAATGTTggaattgatttcttctttgaAATGCTTTTCGAAAGTTTGTCCAAG gttgACGAGCACCGTGTAATTTCAGTTCCTTACCAGTCAGTACAG GTTGATTTAAATATAAACCCTCATCTCCCTTCTGACTACATAAATTCCCTGGAGAACCCCATGGAAATTATTAATGAAGCTGAGAAAGCTGCAGAGACAGATATTTGGAGTTTAATGCAATTTACAGAAAATTTGCGTTGCCAATATGGAAAAGAGCCTTGCTCTATGGAAATTCTATTGAAGAAGCTTTACATTAGGAGAATGGCAGCAGATATTGGGATAATGAGAATTTACGCATCTGGAAAGATGGTTGGCATGGAAACAAATATGAGTAAAAAGGTTTTTAAGCTGATGGCAGATTCAATGTCATCTGATATCCACAGAAACTCTTTGGTTTTTGATGGAAACCAAATAAAG GCTGAACTTCTTCTGGAGCTACCGAGAGCGCAACTGCTAAATTGGGTCTTTCAATGCATAGCAGAACTTCATGCTTGCCTGCCTGCCCTTATAAAATACTAG
- the LOC7462386 gene encoding ATP-dependent DNA helicase At3g02060, chloroplastic isoform X2: protein MASLDISTPLIFKLNSSAKPRKLFSLKYPCRHKHRPSFSLTNAAHTQTALPFSSRTTTPKYKIESEQDPISILNERIRRQHHGKREGSNSKPIMDSEEADQYIQMVKEQQQRGLQKLKGDRVAKEGDVFSYKVDPYTLSSGDYVVHKKVGIGRFVGIKFDMSKGSSEAIEYVFIEYADGMAKLPVKQASRMLYRYNLPNDTKKPRTLSKLSDNGAWERRKTKGKVAIQKMVVDLMELYLHRLKQRRPPYPKTPAMVDFSAQFPYEPTPDQKQAFIDVMRDLTERETPMDRLICGDVGFGKTEVALRAIFCVVSAGKQAMVLAPTIVLARQHFDVISERFSKYPHIKSKAEKEMYLEMTKHGHLDIIVGTHSLLGSRVVYNNLGLLVVDEEQRFGVKQKEKIASFKTSVDVLTLTATPIPRTLYLALTGFRDASLISTPPPERVPIKTHLSAYSKERLISAIKYELDRGGQVFYVLPRIKGLEEVKDFLEQSFSNVEIAVAHGQQYSKLLEDTMEQFAQGEIKILICTNIVESGLDIQNANTIIIQDVQLFGLAQLYQLRGRVGRADKEAHAHLFYPDKSMLTDQALERLAALEECQELGRGFQLAERDMGIRGFGTIFGEQQTGDVGNVGIDFFFEMLFESLSKVDEHRVISVPYQSVQVDLNINPHLPSDYINSLENPMEIINEAEKAAETDIWSLMQFTENLRCQYGKEPCSMEILLKKLYIRRMAADIGIMRIYASGKMVGMETNMSKKVFKLMADSMSSDIHRNSLVFDGNQIKAELLLELPRAQLLNWVFQCIAELHACLPALIKY, encoded by the exons ATGGCTTCTCTTGACATCTCCACACCTCTTATCTTCAAGCTCAACTCCTCTGCTAAGCCGCGGAAGCTTTTCTCTTTGAAGTATCCTTGTCGCCACAAGCACAGACCATCGTTTTCCCTCACCAATGCCGCCCACACCCAAACGGCACTTCCCTTCTCCAGCCGTACCACCACCCCAAAATACAAGATTGAGTCGGAGCAGGACCCCATCTCCATCCTCAACGAGAGAATTCGGCGCCAACACCATGGGAAGAGAGAGGGCTCAAACTCGAAGCCCATAATGGACTCTGAGGAGGCTGATCAGTACATACAGATGGTGAAAGAGCAGCAGCAGAGAGGATTGCAGAAGTTGAAAGGCGACAGGGTAGCAAAAGAAGGGGATGTTTTCAGTTACAAGGTGGACCCTTATACGCTTAGTTCCGGGGATTATGTTGTGCATAAGAAGGTGGGAATTGGGAGGTTTGTTGGGATTAAGTTTGATATGTCAAAGGGTTCTTCCGAGGCTATTGAATATGTGTTCATTGAATATGCTGATGGGATGGCTAAGCTTCCTGTTAAGCAAGCTTCTCGCATGCTTTATCGATATAATCT CCCGAATGATACGAAAAAGCCTCGGACCTTGAGCAAATTGAGCGACAATGGTGCCTGGGAAAGGAGAAAGACGAAAGGAAAGGTTGCAATACAGAAAATGGTGGTTGACTTAATGGAGCTGTATTTACATAGGCTAAAACAAAGGAGACCTCCCTACCCAAAGACTCCTGCCATGGTTGACTTTTCTGCTCAGTTTCCTTACGAACCCACACCAGATCAGAAGCAG GCTTTCATTGACGTCATGAGGGATTTAACCGAGAGAGAAACTCCAATGGACCGATTAATTTGTGGAGATGTTGGGTTTGGTAAAACAGAAGTTGCTTTACGTGCCATCTTTTGTGTTGTCTCAGCTGGAAAACAAGCTATGGTTTTAGCACCAACAATTGTTCTAGCCAGACAGCATTTTGACGTTATTTCAGAACGCTTTTCCAAGTATCCCCATATCAAG AGTAAAGCAGAGAAAGAGATGTACTTGGAAATGACTAAACATGGTCATTTGGACATTATCGTGGGAACTCACTCACTTCTTGGAAGTCGTGTTGTGTATAACAATCTAGGTCTTCTTGTGGTGGATGAAGAACAG AGATTTGGTGTCAAACAGAAGGAGAAAATCGCTTCATTCAAAACTTCAGTCGATGTTCTTACTCTCACTGCAACTCCTATACCTCGGACACTTTATTTAGCATTGACTGGATTTCGGGATGCGAG tttaatttcaACTCCACCTCCAGAAAGAGTTCCTATAAAGACTCATCTGTCAGCATACAGTAAAGAGAGGCTAATATCAGCGATCAAATATGAGCTGGACCGTGGTGGTCAAGTATTTTATGTCTTGCCTCGTATTAAAG GGCTGGAAGAAGTGAAGGATTTCCTTGAACAATCATTTTCAAATGTTGAAATAGCTGTTGCACATGGGCag CAATACTCAAAGCTGCTAGAGGACACCATGGAGCAATTCGCACAAGGTGAAATTAAGATTCTTATATGCACAAATATAGTAGAAAGCGGGCTTGATATTCAAAATGCAAATACCATCATAATTCAGGATGTTCAACTATTTGGTCTAGCTCAATTGTATCAG TTGCGTGGAAGAGTGGGCAGGGCAGATAAGGAAGCTCATGCGCATTTATTTTACCCTGACAAGTCAATGTTAACTGATCAAGCGCTG GAGAGGCTAGCAGCTCTAGAAGAATGCCAAGAACTTGGCCGAGGTTTCCAACTTGCAGAGAGAGACATGGGTATAAGAGGCTTTGGTACCATCTTTGGTGAGCAACAGACCGGGGATGTTGGGAATGTTggaattgatttcttctttgaAATGCTTTTCGAAAGTTTGTCCAAG gttgACGAGCACCGTGTAATTTCAGTTCCTTACCAGTCAGTACAG GTTGATTTAAATATAAACCCTCATCTCCCTTCTGACTACATAAATTCCCTGGAGAACCCCATGGAAATTATTAATGAAGCTGAGAAAGCTGCAGAGACAGATATTTGGAGTTTAATGCAATTTACAGAAAATTTGCGTTGCCAATATGGAAAAGAGCCTTGCTCTATGGAAATTCTATTGAAGAAGCTTTACATTAGGAGAATGGCAGCAGATATTGGGATAATGAGAATTTACGCATCTGGAAAGATGGTTGGCATGGAAACAAATATGAGTAAAAAGGTTTTTAAGCTGATGGCAGATTCAATGTCATCTGATATCCACAGAAACTCTTTGGTTTTTGATGGAAACCAAATAAAG GCTGAACTTCTTCTGGAGCTACCGAGAGCGCAACTGCTAAATTGGGTCTTTCAATGCATAGCAGAACTTCATGCTTGCCTGCCTGCCCTTATAAAATACTAG